In Lacibacter sp. H375, one DNA window encodes the following:
- a CDS encoding DUF6249 domain-containing protein, whose protein sequence is MGPAEVLIPILVPLGAMALAFGLFYLRNKENMSMIEKGMNPKEFANRPAPYRNLKWGLLLVGAGIGLFLAYVLHTYVLKIDEENPVMYFSMIGIFGGLGLIYSYRIEKKEILDKE, encoded by the coding sequence ATGGGTCCTGCTGAAGTTTTAATTCCGATACTGGTTCCGCTGGGAGCAATGGCGTTGGCATTTGGTCTATTCTATTTAAGGAATAAAGAAAACATGTCGATGATCGAAAAAGGGATGAATCCAAAAGAATTCGCCAACCGCCCTGCACCATATCGCAATCTGAAGTGGGGATTGTTGCTGGTGGGTGCAGGCATTGGACTATTCCTTGCTTATGTTCTGCACACGTATGTATTAAAAATCGATGAAGAAAACCCGGTGATGTACTTTTCTATGATCGGTATTTTTGGTGGACTAGGCCTCATTTATTCTTACCGCATCGAGAAAAAGGAAATACTGGATAAAGAATAA
- a CDS encoding S41 family peptidase — MNKKKVQVWLPVLLSVSLIIGMFFGYKLRDNMGTYAPSFFGNSKPNPVQEILELVKQKYVDTVSTDSLGQFAIQDVLSQLDPHSTYIPPVEVQTVNEDMQGNYQGVGLEFGMLNDTLNVLFVMPKGPSEKAGLQVGDRIISANDSIISGKKRKSEDIRKIFRGPKGTEVKIKLIRSNKPLELTIQRGIIPIKSVDAAYMIEPGIAYIRVVKFSATTYEEFMQNLERLQKEGMKQLILDLRGNGGGMLDDAVQMADEFLSDDKEIVYTEGKSYPKQSYAARRPGLFEDGKLMLLIDEGSASASEVLAGALQDWDRATILGRRSFGKGLVQEQFTLSDGSAVRLTVSRYYTPIGRSIQKPYNRGDKATYRSEVTERLTNGELFHGDSAAHNGKKYKTKGGRIVYGGGGISPDVYVPVDSADQLPKASRMIIREQVSDAAYLYFLKYKTALKGLKDPAALQQYITADASINNYISSSISNDSVSLASLTERQQATVKKNFISSLSRFLWHTEGYVKMRNFYDPLVNRALQELKK; from the coding sequence ATGAATAAAAAGAAAGTACAAGTTTGGTTGCCTGTTCTCTTATCCGTATCACTAATCATCGGAATGTTTTTTGGATATAAACTTCGTGACAATATGGGCACCTATGCACCTTCTTTTTTTGGCAATTCAAAGCCAAATCCCGTGCAGGAAATCCTTGAATTAGTGAAACAGAAGTATGTTGATACAGTGAGTACAGATTCGCTCGGGCAATTTGCGATCCAGGATGTTTTGAGCCAGCTCGACCCCCATTCTACCTATATTCCCCCTGTTGAAGTGCAAACTGTAAACGAAGATATGCAGGGCAACTACCAAGGCGTTGGATTAGAATTCGGTATGTTGAATGATACCTTGAACGTATTATTTGTAATGCCCAAAGGCCCATCAGAAAAAGCCGGGTTACAGGTTGGTGATCGCATAATTTCAGCCAATGATTCAATTATTTCCGGTAAGAAGAGAAAATCTGAAGATATACGCAAGATCTTTCGTGGCCCGAAAGGAACAGAAGTAAAAATAAAACTGATTCGCAGTAACAAACCTTTAGAATTAACCATTCAACGTGGAATCATCCCCATTAAAAGTGTGGACGCTGCCTATATGATTGAACCAGGTATTGCTTATATCAGGGTGGTTAAATTTTCAGCAACTACTTATGAAGAGTTCATGCAAAACCTTGAGCGTTTGCAAAAAGAAGGAATGAAGCAACTCATTCTTGACCTGCGTGGAAATGGCGGTGGCATGCTCGATGATGCTGTGCAAATGGCTGATGAATTTTTATCTGATGATAAAGAAATTGTTTATACCGAAGGTAAGTCGTACCCCAAACAAAGCTATGCAGCCCGCAGACCAGGTTTGTTTGAAGATGGAAAACTGATGCTTTTGATCGATGAAGGTTCTGCATCGGCGAGTGAAGTGTTGGCAGGTGCATTACAGGATTGGGACAGGGCTACTATTCTCGGTCGCCGTTCTTTTGGAAAAGGTTTGGTGCAGGAACAATTCACCCTAAGCGACGGCAGTGCTGTTCGTTTAACAGTATCACGTTACTACACTCCTATTGGCCGCAGTATTCAAAAACCTTATAACAGGGGAGATAAAGCAACTTACAGATCAGAAGTCACCGAGCGTTTAACAAATGGCGAACTTTTTCATGGTGATTCAGCAGCGCATAACGGTAAGAAATACAAAACTAAAGGGGGGCGAATTGTTTATGGTGGCGGTGGAATTTCACCTGATGTGTATGTGCCGGTTGATTCTGCTGATCAATTACCGAAGGCAAGCCGGATGATCATCAGGGAGCAGGTAAGCGATGCTGCGTATCTCTATTTCCTTAAGTATAAAACGGCTTTGAAAGGATTAAAAGATCCGGCAGCCTTACAACAATATATTACTGCTGATGCATCAATTAATAATTATATCAGCAGTTCAATATCAAACGACAGCGTAAGTCTAGCATCACTTACAGAACGACAACAGGCAACAGTAAAAAAGAATTTCATCAGTTCTCTCAGTCGCTTTCTCTGGCATACGGAAGGTTATGTGAAAATGCGGAACTTCTATGATCCGCTTGTGAACAGAGCATTGCAGGAGTTAAAGAAATAA
- a CDS encoding N-acetylglucosamine kinase, translating into MSAIKLIADSGATKAEWCLLKGKKKKILLTQGISPFLMTSEQIATLLKKELKPKLAKESIKEIYFYGTGCSSEHNIKSVKQALKEAFPSAEKIKVDHDMMGAAKALCGHEKGVACILGTGSNSCYFNGTRIVKNSPGLGYVLGDEGSGAYLGRKVIQHFLYNTFDEELQARFISKYQTDRVEILDNVYRKPLPNRYMASFALFLAENRGHYMVENIIEDSFNEFFFNHLYKFRESWLYPIHFTGGVAYAFRDVLKSMCHAYELQCGRILKNPMQGLIEYHS; encoded by the coding sequence ATGAGTGCGATTAAACTAATAGCAGATAGCGGAGCGACCAAAGCTGAATGGTGTTTACTGAAGGGTAAGAAGAAAAAAATACTCCTTACTCAAGGCATCAGCCCGTTTTTAATGACCAGCGAACAAATCGCCACTTTACTCAAAAAAGAGCTGAAACCAAAGCTCGCAAAGGAATCGATCAAAGAAATTTATTTTTATGGAACTGGATGCAGCAGTGAGCACAATATCAAAAGTGTAAAGCAGGCTTTGAAGGAAGCTTTTCCTTCAGCAGAAAAAATTAAAGTTGATCATGATATGATGGGTGCTGCAAAAGCGCTTTGTGGTCATGAGAAAGGTGTGGCCTGTATTCTGGGCACCGGTTCAAATTCCTGTTATTTTAATGGCACACGTATTGTAAAAAACAGCCCGGGGCTTGGTTATGTGTTGGGGGATGAAGGCAGCGGCGCTTACCTTGGCCGCAAAGTGATCCAGCATTTTTTATACAACACATTTGATGAAGAGCTGCAGGCAAGGTTTATCTCTAAATACCAAACCGACCGGGTAGAGATTCTTGACAATGTTTACCGTAAACCATTACCCAACAGGTATATGGCTTCGTTTGCATTATTTCTTGCTGAGAACAGGGGACATTATATGGTGGAGAATATTATTGAAGATTCGTTCAACGAATTTTTCTTTAATCACTTATACAAATTCCGTGAAAGCTGGTTGTATCCCATCCACTTCACCGGAGGTGTTGCATATGCTTTTCGTGATGTATTGAAATCGATGTGCCACGCTTATGAACTGCAATGTGGCCGCATCCTTAAAAACCCGATGCAGGGATTAATCGAATATCATAGCTAA
- the murQ gene encoding N-acetylmuramic acid 6-phosphate etherase: protein MAEQFVRITEQESHYHHLENMTVAELLQNINKEDSTVPAAVEKAIPQIEPLVTAITDKMLMGGRLFYIGAGTSGRLGIVDASECPPTYGVPYGLVIGIIAGGEKAITNAVEFAEDNKEQGWADLEAHNVSDKDVVIGIAASGTTPYVIGALEECRKRNIITGSISCNPGSPVSAAADYPIEVVVGPEFVTGSTRMKSGTAQKLVLNMISTSIMIQLGRVEDNRMVNMQLSNEKLVDRGVKMLMLRSGLTNYEEARDLLLTHGTVRKALTSIGQ, encoded by the coding sequence ATGGCGGAACAATTTGTACGAATTACAGAACAGGAGTCGCATTATCATCATTTAGAGAATATGACTGTAGCGGAACTGCTGCAAAACATCAATAAAGAAGACAGTACCGTGCCTGCCGCTGTTGAAAAAGCAATTCCCCAAATTGAACCATTAGTTACCGCTATTACTGACAAAATGCTCATGGGTGGCAGGCTCTTTTATATTGGTGCCGGCACCAGTGGCCGCTTAGGTATCGTTGATGCCAGTGAATGTCCCCCAACTTATGGTGTGCCTTACGGTTTGGTCATAGGCATTATTGCAGGTGGTGAAAAAGCAATTACCAACGCCGTTGAATTTGCAGAAGACAATAAGGAGCAAGGTTGGGCCGATCTGGAAGCCCATAATGTTTCAGATAAAGATGTGGTAATTGGTATTGCTGCAAGTGGTACCACACCCTATGTGATCGGTGCCCTGGAAGAATGTCGTAAACGAAACATTATTACGGGCAGCATCAGTTGTAACCCCGGTTCACCAGTTTCAGCCGCCGCAGATTATCCAATTGAAGTAGTTGTAGGTCCTGAATTTGTAACCGGCAGCACCCGCATGAAAAGCGGAACAGCACAAAAACTGGTGCTGAATATGATCTCTACTTCTATCATGATCCAATTGGGCAGGGTAGAAGATAACCGCATGGTGAATATGCAACTCAGCAACGAAAAACTGGTGGATCGTGGTGTAAAAATGCTTATGCTCCGCAGCGGGCTCACCAATTATGAAGAAGCCAGAGATCTATTGCTCACACATGGCACTGTAAGAAAAGCGTTAACCTCCATAGGACAATAG
- a CDS encoding T9SS type A sorting domain-containing protein, translating to MKGKFLLSAFLFICSTNFAQKSSFVYAISSPENQSNWTSIQMINSRQGDIVQTVFDPAKKYVAIFDAVTERNINTWPTASTVAAAAFDASNQRMFFIPMRVPELRWADVREPSSPKFYTLTSPLLSQLNMTDPANHITRMTIAADGYGYAATNDGNHLYRFSTGKKPLLVDLGNIVDAATNGALSVHSQCSSWGGDMVAGTDGLLYLITQMRNVYSVDPATRFATHLGTIKGLPENFTVNGAAADNDGRVLISCSYGNQPYYYLDLTTFKADIAFGNEKRINASDLASGNLASRAAINNGQYITGRSQFEMANQKIAMYPNPVTERRFQLNFEETGKGIHTIQVLDLSGKILLNKIVNISGPGQYEGVELQQQLSKGMYMVKVLNSESKTIYSSKFVMQ from the coding sequence ATGAAAGGGAAATTTCTACTCTCAGCTTTCCTGTTTATCTGTTCAACAAATTTTGCACAAAAGTCTTCGTTTGTTTATGCCATCAGTTCACCTGAAAATCAAAGTAACTGGACGAGTATTCAAATGATAAACAGCAGACAAGGTGATATTGTGCAAACAGTATTTGATCCTGCAAAAAAGTATGTAGCCATATTTGATGCTGTTACTGAAAGAAATATAAACACCTGGCCTACGGCTTCAACTGTTGCTGCTGCAGCATTTGATGCATCAAACCAACGGATGTTCTTTATCCCAATGCGTGTTCCTGAATTACGTTGGGCCGATGTAAGAGAGCCATCATCACCTAAATTTTACACACTCACTTCGCCTTTGTTGAGTCAGTTGAATATGACTGACCCTGCCAATCATATTACACGTATGACCATTGCTGCTGACGGTTATGGATATGCTGCAACAAATGATGGTAACCATCTCTATCGTTTCAGTACCGGAAAAAAACCGCTATTGGTTGATCTTGGAAATATTGTTGATGCGGCAACAAACGGTGCGTTATCTGTACATAGCCAATGCAGCAGTTGGGGTGGCGATATGGTGGCTGGTACTGATGGCTTGTTATATCTCATCACACAAATGAGAAATGTTTACAGTGTTGATCCTGCCACACGTTTTGCTACTCATCTTGGAACGATCAAGGGATTACCTGAAAACTTTACAGTGAATGGTGCAGCTGCTGATAATGATGGACGTGTACTTATCAGTTGCAGCTATGGTAATCAACCTTACTATTATCTTGATCTTACAACATTCAAAGCGGACATAGCATTTGGAAATGAAAAACGCATTAATGCTTCTGATCTTGCTAGTGGCAATCTTGCATCACGTGCTGCTATCAATAACGGACAATATATAACCGGCCGTTCTCAATTTGAAATGGCCAATCAGAAAATTGCCATGTATCCTAATCCGGTTACAGAACGTCGGTTCCAGTTAAATTTTGAAGAAACTGGCAAAGGCATTCACACGATACAGGTATTAGACTTATCAGGAAAAATTCTGCTTAACAAGATCGTAAACATCAGTGGTCCCGGCCAATACGAAGGAGTGGAACTGCAACAACAATTAAGCAAAGGAATGTACATGGTAAAAGTGCTGAACAGTGAATCAAAAACAATTTATTCATCAAAATTTGTGATGCAATAG